The following proteins are co-located in the Tenrec ecaudatus isolate mTenEca1 chromosome 11, mTenEca1.hap1, whole genome shotgun sequence genome:
- the LOC142460994 gene encoding putative malate dehydrogenase 1B, translated as MSEKNKWNHTKSPIIWRELLDRGGKGMLLGSYNEFLEHAQLYYGVTSSMTSKLMLTVAQENLEAQLEQELEKETLNELITPLQVWITSASAPACYSLIPLLASGEVFGTDTEISLSLLDTKQEACLEAVLMHSQDLAAPLLRSIAVCRQVEQAFLQAHVVIVLDDSYDKEVFGIEECTRSKVLLCRLYGYLIEKNAHPSVRVLVEGKSFVNLKAALLMRYAPSLARNIIAVAMGVEGHARGLLARKMKTTAPAIKDVIIWGNIGGNNYVDLRKAKVFEYKSAICGPPHYYRPILNLIFDNEWINKEFVATLKSLSDTGKQLGSTLVAHSIATTLRYWYHGSPPGEIVSVGVQSKGQFGIPQGLVFSMPVKFENGSWVVLTELEDVEISEEIMARMKNDIIQDILMSSKMKKKIKFYHTTLKSTPWNSR; from the exons ATGTCTGAAAAGAATAAGTGGAATCATACGAAATCCCCCATCATCTGGAGAGAGCTGTTGGACCGTGGCGGAAAGGGCATGCTTTTGGGCAGCTATAATGAGTTCCTGGAGCATGCTCAGCTTTACTATGGCGTCACCTCCAGCATGACAAGTAAGTTGATGCTAACCGTTGCTCAAGAAAACCTGGAGGCACAACTAGAACAAGAGCTCGAGAAAGAAACCCTCAACGAACTCATCACCCCCTTGCAGGTCTGGATCACCAGTGCATCTGCTCCTGCCTGCTACAGCCTCATTCCCTTACTGGCCAGCGGGGAGGTGTTTGGGACAGATACGGAGATAAGCTTAAGCCTCTTAGACACCAAGCAAGAAGCCTGCCTGGAAGCCGTGCTGATGCACAGCCAGGACCTGGCGGCGCCCCTGCTCCGGAGCATCGCCGTGTGCAGGCAGGTGGAGCAGGCCTTCCTCCAGGCCCACGTGGTCATCGTCCTGGACGACAGCTACGACAAGGAGGTGTTCGGCATAGAGGAGTGCACGCGGAGCAAGGTGCTGCTGTGCCGCCTCTATGGCTACCTGATCGAGAAAAACGCCCACCCGTCTGTCCGAGTGCTCGTGGAAGGGAAATCCTTTGTGAATCTGAAGGCGGCCTTGCTCATGAGATACGCCCCCAGCCTCGCACGCAACATCATCGCTGTGGCCATGGGGGTGGAAGGGCACGCCAGAGGTCTCCTGGCGAGAAAAATGAAAACCACTGCGCCAGCCATCAAAGATGTGATCATTTGGGGTAACATCGGTGGCAATAACTATGTGGACCTGAGGAAAGCCAAAGTGTTCGAATACAAGAGTGCTATCTGTGGACCACCTCACTACTACCGCCCCATTCTAAACCTGATCTTTGATAACGAGTGGATCAACAAAGAATTTGTTGCAACTCTCAAAAGCTTGTCCGACACGGGAAAACAATTGGGAAGCACCCTCGTTGCGCACAGTATCGCCACGACGTTGAGATACTGGTACCACGGCTCTCCGCCCGGGGAGATTGTGTCGGTAGGGGTCCAGAGTAAAGGCCAATTCGGAATTCCCCAGGGGCTTGTTTTCTCTATGCCTGTGAAATTTGAGAATGGCAGTTGGGTGGTCCTTACAGAGCTTGAAGATGTTGAAATAAGTGAAGAGATAATGGCCAGAATGAAAAACGATATAATTCAGG ACATTCTGATGTCGTccaaaatgaagaaaaagatcAAGTTTTACCACACAACTCTGAAGTCAACCCCATGGAACAGTAGATGA